One Ricinus communis isolate WT05 ecotype wild-type chromosome 1, ASM1957865v1, whole genome shotgun sequence DNA window includes the following coding sequences:
- the LOC8270654 gene encoding protein LITTLE ZIPPER 2, with product MCLNSLKRSPCSSPLYFALRSRKPSRGCNLQYCRLSRRRRTARQLRQSKEKKKEGILKKEMEIKNLKLYMKNKSIIEENEKLRKKAYFLNQENQALLIQLQKKFSKSSAVSQQQSQTITL from the exons ATGTGTTTGAACTCTTTGAAACGGAGCCCATGCAGTAGTCCTTTATATTTTGCTTTGCGCAGTAGAAAGCCATCACGAGGGTGCAACCTTCAGTATTGCCGTCTAAGCAG GAGAAGGAGAACAGCAAGACAGCTTAGACAGAgcaaggagaagaagaaggaggggATTTTAAAGAAAGAGATGGAAATCAAGAACCTGAAACTGTATATGAagaataaaagcataatagAAGAGAATGAGAAACTAAGAAAGAAAGCTTATTTTCTCAACCAAGAGAACCAGGCCTTGTTAATTCAGCTCCAAAAAAAGTTCTCTAAATCATCTGCTGTCTCTCAACAGCAATCACAAACAATAACCTTGTAG